The following are encoded together in the Streptomyces rapamycinicus NRRL 5491 genome:
- the fabG gene encoding 3-oxoacyl-ACP reductase FabG, with protein MSITEQRVAIITGAARGIGAATAIRLAEEGRAVAAVDLDAAACKDTVEKITAVGGKALAVGCDVADEAQVEAAVTRIAEELGAPTILVNNAGVLRDNLLFKMSATDWDTVMNIHLRGAFLMARAAQGHMVGAGFGRIVNLSSSSALGHRGQANYSTAKAGLQGFTKTLAKELGKFGVTANAVAPGLVATDMTAAVARRLGKSFGDYQTEAARHIPVQRMGSPDDIANAVAFFTADAAGFVSGQVLCVAGGPLD; from the coding sequence GTGTCCATAACGGAACAGCGTGTAGCGATCATCACCGGAGCGGCTCGCGGCATCGGTGCCGCCACCGCCATCCGGTTGGCCGAGGAGGGCCGGGCCGTCGCCGCAGTCGACCTCGACGCGGCGGCCTGCAAGGACACCGTCGAGAAGATCACCGCCGTCGGCGGGAAGGCCCTCGCCGTGGGCTGCGACGTCGCCGACGAGGCGCAGGTCGAGGCGGCGGTCACGCGCATCGCCGAAGAGCTCGGAGCACCGACGATCCTCGTGAACAACGCGGGTGTGCTGCGCGACAACCTGCTGTTCAAGATGAGCGCCACCGATTGGGACACCGTCATGAACATCCATCTGCGGGGGGCGTTCCTGATGGCCAGGGCTGCCCAGGGCCACATGGTCGGGGCCGGCTTCGGCCGCATCGTCAACCTGTCCTCCTCCTCGGCACTCGGTCACCGCGGCCAGGCCAACTACTCCACCGCGAAAGCCGGCCTGCAGGGTTTCACCAAGACCCTGGCCAAGGAACTCGGAAAATTCGGTGTCACGGCCAACGCTGTTGCTCCCGGACTCGTCGCCACCGACATGACCGCCGCCGTCGCCCGCCGCCTGGGCAAATCCTTTGGCGACTACCAGACCGAGGCCGCACGTCACATCCCTGTACAACGCATGGGAAGCCCCGACGACATCGCCAACGCCGTCGCGTTCTTCACCGCTGACGCGGCCGGCTTCGTCTCCGGCCAGGTCCTCTGCGTCGCCGGCGGACCACTCGACTGA